The Methylomonas montana genome has a window encoding:
- a CDS encoding low molecular weight phosphatase family protein, with product MTTTHPQILFLCTGNYYRSRFAEYLFNHHAPSYALPWQAFSRGLAIELLEEDAGPISPYTLHGLALRYIPIDPVRLPIALTEQDLKTARHIVALKQTEHKPLLHQRFPDWVERIEYWQVDDIEDAHPNEALPQIESAVLALLQRLANNSTS from the coding sequence ATGACCACCACCCACCCGCAAATCCTGTTCCTCTGCACCGGCAACTACTACCGCAGCCGGTTTGCCGAGTATTTGTTCAATCATCACGCGCCGAGCTACGCGTTGCCCTGGCAAGCGTTTTCGCGCGGCCTGGCTATCGAGTTGCTCGAGGAAGATGCCGGACCGATTTCGCCGTATACCTTGCATGGTTTGGCGCTCCGCTACATTCCTATCGACCCTGTTCGCTTGCCGATCGCGCTAACCGAGCAAGATTTAAAAACCGCCCGGCACATCGTCGCATTGAAACAAACCGAGCATAAGCCCTTGTTGCACCAGCGTTTTCCGGACTGGGTGGAGCGAATCGAATATTGGCAGGTGGACGATATAGAAGACGCTCACCCGAATGAAGCGTTACCGCAAATCGAATCGGCGGTATTAGCGTTGCTACAGCGTTTGGCTAACAATTCGACAAGCTGA
- a CDS encoding putative toxin-antitoxin system toxin component, PIN family, giving the protein MRYLLNHLPRQERICFSHYNSDTVCGMREIIMDTNVLFAGLYSANGASFKLLALLAAGQLRLVISTPLLFEYEDVLIRNRSMLKLTDTEIDIVLDNLCGFSRHQKVYFLWRPYLPDPKDDLVLELAVAANVNTIVTHNLKDFARIEKFGIEAITPKTLLERLV; this is encoded by the coding sequence GTGAGATACCTATTAAATCATCTGCCAAGGCAAGAAAGAATTTGTTTCAGTCATTATAATAGTGATACCGTATGTGGTATGCGAGAAATCATAATGGATACCAATGTTCTGTTCGCTGGCTTATATTCAGCCAATGGCGCATCGTTTAAATTATTGGCGCTTTTAGCCGCCGGCCAGTTGCGGCTAGTGATATCGACGCCATTATTGTTTGAGTATGAAGATGTTTTGATACGCAACCGATCCATGCTGAAACTGACCGACACTGAAATAGACATCGTGTTGGATAACCTGTGCGGATTTAGCCGTCATCAAAAAGTATATTTTTTATGGCGACCATATCTGCCAGACCCGAAAGACGATTTGGTCTTGGAGCTCGCTGTTGCCGCTAACGTCAACACCATAGTTACCCATAATTTAAAAGATTTTGCCCGTATCGAAAAATTTGGCATCGAAGCCATCACGCCAAAAACTTTGTTGGAGCGTTTAGTATGA
- a CDS encoding toxin-antitoxin system HicB family antitoxin — protein MSVLSLRLPNSVHRHIKELASKEGVSINQLIASAVAEKVSAIATEDYLQARAERADKAAFQAILAKVPKRESVLGDEL, from the coding sequence ATGAGCGTATTAAGTCTGAGATTGCCGAATTCCGTACACCGCCATATCAAAGAGCTGGCGAGCAAGGAAGGGGTATCGATTAACCAATTAATCGCCAGTGCCGTTGCAGAAAAAGTCTCGGCCATCGCCACCGAAGACTACTTGCAGGCCCGTGCCGAACGTGCCGATAAAGCCGCTTTTCAGGCTATTTTGGCTAAGGTGCCTAAGCGTGAATCGGTTTTAGGGGATGAGCTATAG
- a CDS encoding hydrolase, translating to MHNAFRPAWWLNSPHLQTIYPALLRRISPPSGIRRERLNTPDGDFLDIDWCDNGNQPLVLLLHGLAGSSRSGYIVGLQHSLSAAGFASVALNFRGCSGEMNRMARCYHSGETEDIDFLYRTLRQRFPDRAMAAIGFSLGGNVLLKWLGEQGDKLDLCAAVAISVPLVLSECADKLDNGFSKLYRDYLLRELKHYMRVKLRHLQNIGQHEQADRILKLGELSGIKSFWQYDDKVVAGLHGFKDAHDYYRRSSSRQFLNSIRVPTLILQARDDPFMTERVLPTSAELSDQVQLEVCAGGGHVGFVGGSLFRPQYWLEMRISRFLSEHSR from the coding sequence ATGCACAACGCCTTCCGCCCGGCCTGGTGGCTGAACAGCCCGCATTTGCAGACTATCTATCCGGCCTTGCTGCGGCGCATCTCACCACCATCCGGCATCCGCCGCGAACGGCTAAACACGCCGGACGGCGACTTCCTGGACATCGACTGGTGCGACAACGGCAACCAGCCGCTGGTACTCCTGTTGCATGGCTTGGCCGGCAGCAGCCGCTCCGGCTATATTGTCGGCTTGCAGCATAGCTTATCGGCCGCTGGCTTTGCCAGTGTGGCGCTGAATTTCCGCGGTTGCAGCGGCGAGATGAATCGGATGGCGCGCTGTTATCACTCCGGCGAAACCGAAGACATCGATTTTTTGTATCGGACTTTACGCCAGCGTTTTCCGGATCGAGCCATGGCGGCGATAGGCTTCTCGCTGGGTGGCAACGTGCTATTGAAATGGCTGGGCGAACAAGGCGACAAGCTGGATTTATGCGCTGCGGTGGCTATATCGGTGCCATTGGTACTGAGCGAATGCGCCGACAAACTGGACAACGGCTTCTCGAAACTCTATCGCGACTATTTGCTGCGCGAGCTGAAGCACTACATGCGCGTCAAACTCCGACATTTGCAAAACATCGGTCAACACGAACAAGCCGACCGGATTCTAAAGCTCGGCGAGCTATCGGGCATCAAATCCTTCTGGCAATACGACGACAAGGTTGTCGCCGGTTTGCACGGTTTTAAAGATGCTCACGACTACTACCGACGTAGCAGTTCCCGACAATTTCTAAACAGCATCCGCGTCCCCACTTTAATATTGCAAGCCAGGGATGATCCTTTCATGACCGAGCGTGTGTTGCCAACCAGCGCCGAACTATCAGATCAGGTTCAACTGGAAGTTTGCGCCGGCGGCGGGCATGTGGGGTTTGTGGGTGGCTCGCTGTTTAGGCCACAGTATTGGTTAGAAATGCGGATCAGCCGTTTCTTAAGCGAGCATTCCCGATAA